The stretch of DNA GGCCCTGCGCAGGAGGGCCTCATAGACCCGCTTCATGCCACGGATGGTCAGGCTTTCCTGCTCTGGAGCGGCCGCTCGCCCACGAATCAGCAGCAGCGCAGCGAAGGCAGGGACCAACGTCGCAGCGACCAGCAGAGACGCGAAGAGTGAAAGGGTGAATGCGAGCCCCAGCGGAGTGAAGATCCGCCCCTCGACGCCGCCCAGGAAGAAAATCGGCATGAAGACGATCAGGATGATCCAGGTGGCATAGACTACCGCGTGCCGGATCTCCACGGACGCCTCGTAGATCACCTTCAGGGGAGAATCGGGGTGGGCCTTCTCGCGGTTGAGGCGGAGCCGACGGACGATATTCTCCACATCCACGATCGCGTCGTCTACCACGGCGCCGACGGCGATGGCGAGGCCCCCCAGAGTCATCGCGTTGATGCCGACCCCAAAGGCCTTGAGTAAGAGCACGCCGAAGATCAGCGACGTCGGCAACGCCGTCAAGGTGACCAAGGAGGCGCGGAGATTAAAGAGAAAAAAGATGACGACGATACTCACAGCCAGCCCGCCCTCCAGGAGGGCGCCACGGAGGTTGGCGATGGATGACTCGATGAAGCTCGCCTGCCGGAAGACCCGGGTGGTCATCTCGATTCCCGGCGGGAGGGCCTTCCGGATCTCCTCCAGGGCACGCTCAACCTGGTAGGTGACCGTCAATGTATCGGCCCCGAAGAGTTTCGAAACGGTCCCGAGGACGGCCGGCTTGCCGTTGAAGCTCGCATCGCCCCGCTTCACCTCCGGGCCGAGCTGCACTGTCGCCACCTGATCGAGCCGGATCGGGGCGCCGCCGCGCTCCGCGACCTGGGTCTGCGCCAGTTGCTCGAGGGACGCGATCCGACCGGCGCCGGTGACGACGTACTCCTGGCCGGGCGTCACAAGGAAGCCTCCCGACACGCTCACATTCGTTTCCCTCACCGCATCGAGAACCTCCTTGATCGTCACCCCGTACTGCAGCAGCTTCTCCGACGACAGGAGGGCCTGATACTGTTTCGCCTCGCCGCCCATTGACACCACCGATGCCACTCCAGGGATCGCCAGCAACCGGTTGCGAATATCCCAGTCGGAGATCGTGCGAAGTTCCATCGGGGAGACGCGCTCGCTCGTGAGCGCATACTTGACCAGCCAACTCACGGCCGAGGTGATCGGGAGCATGGTAGGATTTTGTGCCCCTGGCGGAAGGCGATCCTTGACCGCCTGAAGCCGTTCAGTGATGAGCTGGCGGGCCGTGTAGATGCTCGTTCCCCATGTGAAGACCACGACCATGCTCGAGAGCCCGGCCGTCGAGGTGGACCGGATCGCCTCGACGCCTGGGGTCCCGTTGAGGGCGCTCTCGATCGGGAAGGTGATCAGCAGCTCGACGTCCTGCGGTGGCAGGCCGGGTGCCTCTGTCTGGATGGCCACTTGGGGCGGCGCGAACTCCGGGAATACATCAAGGGTGGTTCGCTGAACCGCCACCAAACCGCCAATCAGCAGCACTACCGAGGCCACTACCACCAGGATGCGGTTGCTGAGCGACCACTGGATGATCCAGGCAAACATTGTCGTCCCTCCCTTAATCGGTCTCACGAGGGAGCACTGAGCCGCCACCTCTCGCCGCAAGCCACTTGGCGTACAGCTCGCGGTTGCCATCCGTCACGACCCGATCGCCCGGAGAGAGGCCGCGTAAGACCTCCACGAAGCGATCGTTACGCGCCCCTATGGTCAGGTCGGCTCGGATGTAGGCGCCGCCCCGTTCGACGAAGACGAACTCCGCTCCCTCGGCGTTGATCAGCGCCCGAGGCGGGACGGTCAGACTCCTCCGCCGCTCACCCAGGATGACAAAGACCTGGGCAAAGAGATCCTGTCTCAGCAGACCACGGCGGTTCGTGACCTCCGCCCAGACGGGGATAGTCCTCTTTGGCTGGCTTACCGCCGGGCCGATCAGGCTGATCTTGCCATCGAATACCTCATTGGGATGCGCCAAGAGGACAACCCGGACCCTCTGCCTGAGCTTCAACAAGGAAAGGGTGTCTTCAAAGACCTCCCCCTCAACGATCATGACGGATGTGTCGGCGATCTTCATGAGCGCGGCGTTCGGCTCGATCTGCCGGCCAAGCACCACGTTCCGCTCCACGACCGTGCCCCCGATGGGGGCTGGGAGGCGAAGCGTCGTCACCGCACGTTCCTGTCGAACCCGCTGGATCTCCTCCGGAGGCAGCCCCAGGAGCGTCAGTTGCCGGGTCAGGCTCTCGATCTCATTCAGGATTTCGCGTTGTTGGTTCTCCAGGGTCAGCAGCTCTTTCTGGGCTACGATGCCGCGTTCGACGAGCTTCTTTGCGCGCTCGAGGTTGACATTCGTCAGCACCAGCCTGTTTTCCGCCTGAATCAGGTTCAACTCTGCCCGCTCCAGCTCCACGCTCTGAATGTCCAGGAGGTGGTCCCCTCTTTTGACCAGGGCACCAAGCGGCACGTGGATATTCACCACCCTGCCAGAGACGCGGCTGGTCACCTCGGCCACGCGATCAGGATGAGGCTTGACCACCCCGTTGAGCTTGCGGACATCCTCGATCGGTCGAATTTGCGCGACCTCGGTCCTCAGGCCGAGGTTCTCCTGCTCCCGGCGGCTCAACCGGATGCCCACCGTCGCCTCGTCCCGGGCGACTGATCCCTCGTGTTCCTCATCATGACGAGCGCCGTCTTGGGGTTCGCCATCGGTCGCTTGGGCACGCCTCCGCTCGGCTGTCTCGGCCGGCCTAGCTCCTTCCTCACGCTGTGTTCCCTGGGTGGAAGCCGCGCTTCCCTTAGCGGGCGTGGAGGATGGCCCCTCGCGGCCGCATCCGACTATCGCCACGACGGCTGCCAACACCGCCACCCGGAAGCGCTTCCATCGTCTCAGCATCGTTTCTCCCCGGAGCGTCTCGACAGTCATGGCGTGGGCCCTGCCTTCAGGAGGGGCGTGCCAACCGCTCGCTCGAGCTCTACCGCAGAGAGGTTATACTGCGAGACCGCCTCCAGGTAGCGGAGCCGTCCCTCGACGAACTCCCGCTGGCCGAGGAGCACCTCGGTCAGCGGAAATTGTCCAGCCTCGTAGCCTTCGCGGAGTAAACGGAAGTTCTCTTCCTGCTGGGGGACGATCCGCTTGCCGAACTCTTCGACGATCCTCCGGGAGGCGACAAGCCGCTCATACGCCTGCGCGACCTCTTTGTCGATCCTGGCGGCCACAAGGGTCACCGCGGCTGCTTGCCGTGATCGTTCAGCAAGGGCGGTCTCGACCTCCCCCTGCCTCCGATTCCATAACGGAAGGGGCACCGTTACGCCAAAGAGAACCCGCTGGTCCCGCCCATCAAGTCCCAAGTCATTGCTGTAGCCAACAGACGCGGAAAGCTCAGGGAACAATCGCTCTGCCCTCGCGATGGCCAACTCTTGCTCGATCACTTGCAGCCTCGCATGAGCTGCGCTCAGATCGGGCCGGTTCGCAACCGCAATACGCTTGAGGGCCGGGAGGTCTGTCTCGTCGAAGGCGTACCGCAGTGGACCCAAGGCCTGAGGGACGAAATCAGATGGCCGCCCGATCAGGAGGTTCAATTCCTTGCGCGCCGCCGCCAAGACCCGCTCCTCGGCCATCCTGTCGTTTTGAGCCCGCCGCCACTCCACGTCAGCGCGGAGCATGTCCAACCGGGGCACCGATCCGGCCTCGAACAGTTGTCGCGAGATATCGAAGAGCTCCCGGTTCAGGACCACGATCTCGTCGAAGAACTGCACCCTTTCCTGGCCGATCAACACGTCGCTAAATAGACTGGTGACATCGGCCCTGATGCGGCGTTGGGCATCCTTGACCGTCCATCCGGTGCGATCAAGGTCGGCTTCTGCCCTTTGTATGCGCAGGCCCCACTGGCCTTTGATCTGCAGCGTCTGGGAGACGGCTACTTCGAACCCGTTGGTGCCCACCCTCGTATCGACCTCCCTGGGCCTGGCGGAGCCGTAGGACGGCGCGAGCCGAAGGTCCGGATTCAGGGGGTAGACCCGGGCTTTGGCCAGATCTCCTTTGGCCACGTCGATCTGGTGCCGCTCAACGGCAAGCTCCGGGCTCTTGTCCAGGGCCTGGGACACTGCCTCTTCCAGGGAAAGCGCGCCTTCGCTGGCGTGTATCGGCCTGGCAAGAAGATGCAAAGAGATGACACAGCTAAGAGCAAAGATTAGAAATTTCTTGGCTCGATCATACATCGCTGCCTCCCGTCATGAGATCACACCGAATCGTGGTGGTGTGTCTCACGCCCTGTGAGCCGGTTTTTCCCTGATCTCCAGGCCCCACCGACTGGTCACCACCCGAGAATACCATATGAGCGAGTTCTCCTGAGTTTGAAGATGAGGCCGGAGCAGAGACGCCGGGCTCAAATTCCTCTCGGGCAAACTCTCATTCGCGCCAGAACGGATTGCTGGCACTAAGAGGTAAGTCAAAGAGTAAGGGAGAGGCGAAGGAGACCTAGATCCGATAGGTGGAGTGTAATGCGTAGAGTGTGCGATCGGCCTTCAGGCGGGATGGGCTCAATGGTGCAAACCGAAAAGTGTTGGCACTCGGCAGAAGGGTAGTCGGCATAAGCTGCCCGAATGGTAATATTTGCGCGGCGAGGTGGACGGTGAGCGATGTAAAGGATTCGTCGACCGCCGGCTTGAGAGAGGAAGACAATATCTGCTCAATACATTGATCCGCATGCTCAGGGGTATCCTGAAAGTATCCAAGGTCTTCAGCGTAGGCGAGGCCAGAACACAGTATCAAGGTCGTAATTACCCAGATAGCCGCGAGCTTTGCACTCTTCCCCGAGCAAGTACGGTGCCTCACGTGTGCGTCCTCTCACCAGGCAAGCGCGTGCACTTCAATCCAATACTGTGTATGTCTCCTGGTTCTCTCCGCCTTCCAACCGGATTCACACACGAAACCAGTATACTTAATATCCACTTAAGATCAGGTTAAGTCAAGAACCTTTGAGTTATCATTATGGGCATCCCGCCGTGGAGCGAGCAATGGGGGCCAGAAGGGTGATCCTGCGCTTGATTGATGTACGCGTGAAGTGCTACCAACATCCAGAGAGCCTGGGGATTTGTGGCACCTGCGCAGCGTGCATCCGGGTAATTCCACAGATCAATCCGGAATGAGCGTGGAGTGTACACTACATGTTTTCAACAAATCATTTCGGATAGCCATTTTTTTCTTGACACTACTCACGCCAACCGTTATTCTGATTTCGTTTGTCGATATTGATAATCGTTTTCACTTTCTTTACGATGCAAGAAAAACTTCTCCAGTTCCAGCGGTACCTTAATCGAACCGGGCTGAAGGCAACCCGCCAGCGCGAGTTGATCGCACGAGCCTTCTTCGCTACTACGACGCACGTTAGCGCCGAAGGTCTCTACCGTCGAGTGGGTGGTCGGCACCGGCGGATCGGTCTCGTCACCGTCTATCGGACGTTGAAGCTCCTGAAGGAGGCCGGGCTCGCGCATGAGCGACAGTTCGGCGAAGGGCGCGCCCTGTTCGAACACGCCTCCAGCGAGCACCACCACGATCACATTATCTGCACCGAGTGCGGCAAAATCACCGAGTTCGAGAATTACGAGATCGAAGCGTTGCAGGAACAGATCGTCCGCAGACTCGGTTTCCTCATTCGGTATCATAAATTAGAGCTGTACGGCCTCTGCCGTGACTGCAGCGCAGGCGCCGACAGAAAACCGGGCACAGTCTCAGCGATGGGGTCCCGCTGAGATGTCTCGTTGTTGACGGGATGTCTGATCGGTTGTGAATGCTATTGAAAATGACTGTCTCTTCCAAGATCGTGAAGCCACCATCTCAGGCTGACCCGGGGCAACTCGCAAGGGAGGACGAACGATGATCGCCGGAATGCTTATTACCTTCCGAGAGGGGCTTGAGGCTTTCCTGATTGTCGGAATCCTCCTGGGTTACCTGCGGAAGGCCGGCCACTCCGTCTGCAGCCGATACGTCTGGGCCGGGACGATCGTGGGTGTGCTGGCGAGCATCGGACTGGCCTGGGGCTTTCAGGTACTCGCGATGGAGTTCGAGGGCCAACGGGCTGCTTGGTTTGAGGCAATAGCGTCCGGCTTCGCCGTACCGATCCTCAGTTACATGGTGCTCTATATGCAGCGCCACGCCCGCGGCCTGAAGACGCAAGCAGAAGCGAAGGCCGCGCTGGCGGTCACCACGGGTCAGGTGGTGGCGCTCGCCAGCCTTGCCTTCATCACTGTCCTGCGTGAGGGGCTGGAAACCGCTATATTTCTGACCGCCCTTATGACTCGAGTGTCAAGCGGGGGGCTGATGCCGGGCGCGTTCCTGGGCTTGGCGGCGTCGGCGGTGATCGCCTACGCGATCTTTGCTTCAACGCTCCAACTCGACCTTCGACGCTTCTTCATTGTGACCAGCGTTCTGCTTATTTTCATCGCGGCGGGCCTGTGCGCCCATATTTTCATGGCCTTACACGAGGTCGGTTTTCATCTCCTGGGGATGACCGCCTGGAGCACTAAATCGATCCTGGACAGCGAGAGCCTCGTGGGGCGCCTCCTTCACGCCTTCATCGGGTATCACGATGAGCCGACCATGATGGAGGTGCTGGCCTACTTCGGATATCTCGGAATTATGGGCTGGGCCTTCATGCGAGCGGTGAAAGCGTCGGCGCCCCCCAAGCCGGCCGCATGCGATGATCCCAGGTCGTGTATAGCCATCCGCCAAGAGGATAACCACGAGCTTATCTGACGTAGAATAAAGTAGAATAAAAAAGAGAAGGCGATCCCACCGCTCCTTGCTTGCCGGCCGGCGCGGTGGGATCGCCCACTGCCTCGGATGGCCATGTTGTCAATGGACCCCTCAGGGCCTTTTGCGCTTCTGGCCTCCGCAGCTTTTTAATTTTAGCAACCTGCCCTGGAGAAGTCTAGTTCCGTTTCGCTTTGAAGACAAAGGAGCGGCACATGAAACGATGGCAAACCGTATTTATTGCGTTAAGCATGGGAATAGCCCCCGTCGGGATTGCCGCCGGGGCGACGTTGGAAGACCTGGAAAAACAGCTTCAGGGACTTCAGAAGCAGATCGATGAGATGAAGCAAGAGAAACAGCGACAGGATCAAAAGCTGCGTGAGGTGGAGGCGGCGCAGGCAGCGCACAAGGAGGAGATCACACGCGAGACGGCCTCCCTCAGGGAGCAGACGAGACGGGTCTCTTCGGAACTCCTGGACCGAGTTCGGATTGGCGGGTACGGCTCCGTCCGGTTCGAGGCGAATAACCTCAAGGAACAGCACAACAGCTTCACCTTTCGGCGGTTCGTCCTGACCGCGGACGCCAAGCCGGCTGACCCGATGCGGGTCTATATGGAACTCGAATTTGAACGATTCACTAATCTCGAACTCACTAGGGACACCACGCGGACGGAAGGCGGCCTGAAAGTGGAAGAAACAAATGGGGGGGGTGGTGAAATCTCGTTGGAGCAGCTCTGGTTCCAGTATGATCTCTACAATTGGCTGAAGTTTCGGACCGGTCAGGTCCTGGTCCCGGTGGGCCGGTTCAACATCAACCACGATGACAACCGCTGGAACATCGCCCGCCGCTCCCTCGTCGATAGGGGCGTCCCAGTCCTGCCCGTGGATGCGGCCTGGCCGGAACTGGGAGCCGGGTTCCTAGGCGACATTTCCCTCGGAGAGTTGGGGAAACTCACGTATCAGGCCTACGTCGTGAATGGGGTCGCTCTAGGGGCCGAGGTGCAAAAGATCGCCCAAACCGGCGATTCGGATCGACATAAGCTGGAACTGGGGGTCGCGTTCAGCCCAACCAGGGGAACAGCCAAGCTGGATTCGAAAGACAGCAAGGCCGTCGCAACCCGGGTCGCCTGGAGCCCGTTCCCCGGCCAGGAGATCGCGGGCTCCTTCTATTATGGGCGGTATACGCCGCAGTTTCTGGAAAGCCAATCGCTCTACGCCTTTGGCCTCGATGGCCTGACGACCATCGGACCGTTTGAGATCGAGGCGGAGTATGTGAACACCACCTTTAGAAACATCGATCGGGTAGCCAAGGACTTCGCCAAGGTTGTTGTCGATCAATCCCTCAACATCCCCAGCAGCGTAAGTCCCAACTTCGACGCGGGGATCAATTTCGAGTTGGCGGACTTAGCCCGGAACAAGCACGGCTTCTGGATCGAGGGGCGGTACCGCTTCTGGCCGGAGCTCCTGACCAACACGGTCTTCGGCAAGTATTTCGAGAACCCGCAGCTTATTGCGGTCATCCGTGGGGAACAGGTCTGGCTCAACGGGCTGGTCCAGGAGGCGACATTTACGGGTGGAGCGCTCACCGCCTTCAAGCAGGAGAATCGCCAGATCCACCGGATCACGGCCGGATTGGCCTACAGGCCGACCCCGCTCGTGGTCTTTCAACTGGCCTATGAGTATACAAAGACCAACGACGGGCGAAGCCTGGCAGACGTCACCAATTTCCTACCCGCCCAGGCCGGGGAGGACCACGCCCACGCGGCCCTCCTTGGCGTATCCTTCGGCTTCTGAGTCTCGTGACGGAAGGTCGTGTACAGACATGATAGAACTGCTGCCTGAAGCATGAAGACGGTGGACATGGCGCCGGGCAATCCGGGTACCTGGCTGTATCACTGCCACGTTAACGGCCACATCATCGCAGGCATGATGGCGCTTTTTACCGTCACTGAATAACAAGGAGTTATGCTTGGGAGAAGCGCCTCCTTTGCCCTCCGCCGCTGCTTGTGCTATAAGGAAGCGATGCTTTCCAGACGGTGCTTTCTGACCACGCTGCTTACGCCGGCCCTTCTGGCGCTGAGACCGGACCTACTGAATGCACAGGAGGGGGTCTTTCTTTCCGAAGAGGAAGCCCCCAGGGCGGTCTTCCCGGAGGCCACACACTTCGAAAAGAAGGTCATCCCGTCAACGGAAGCCCTGCGGGAAAAGATGAAGGCCCTCCTGGGTCGCACGCGACCATCCATCTGGGAGGATGCCTATGTCACCTACCTCGCGCGTCGAAACGACGAGCGCCTCGGCTTTGCCGTCATCACGGAGGAGATCGGCAAGCACCGCCCTATCACTTTTATTGTAGGCATCAAACCGGATGGAAAGGTCAAGGATGTCGCCCTGATGACCTATCGCGAGGCCTACGGCGGGGAGGTGCGGGACCGGCGTTTCATGCGCCAGTATCATGAGAAAGATCTCACTGCGCCTCTCTTGCCCTATCGAGATATCGTCAATATCGCTGGAGCTACCCTATCGGTCCAGTCGATCGGCCGAGGAGTTAGAAAGGTCCTGGCTCTGGCCCAACTGGTCCTCCTCAATGGGTCTCATCGGCCATGAGCATGAAAGCCTACGCCCCCTCACCTTCATCCTCTCCCCCAACTGGGGGAGAGGAGTCTTCTTTACTTCCCCTCGCCCCCGGGTACCCCTTGGGTGCGGAGAGGGCGAGGGGAAGGGGGATTGTAGAACCGGCGCCGGCTCCTATTCAAGAGATCCATTATGTCATGGGAACGCTGCTGGAGATCACGCTGTATCATGAGCCACGGGAGGCGGGCAAGCGGGTGCTGGCGAGATGTTTTCAGGAGGCCCGGCGACTGGAGGAGATCTTCTCAGCCCATGATGACGACAGCGACCTTAACCGGCTTAACCGACATGCAGGTCTCGGACCCGTCGAGATTAACCTGGAGCTCTGGTCAGCCCTGACGATCGCGCTCTCCCTGGGCCGAGAAACCGACGGGGCAATAGATATCACCATCGGACCTCTCATCGACCTCTGGAGCGCGGCTGAAGAACAGGGTATTATGCCATCCCCCGCGTTGGTGGCGAAGGCCCTCAACCGGACAGGGATCTCCAGTGTCCAACTTCTTCCGGATGGAAGAGTAGAACTGAGACGCGCCGGGATGCGGCTGGATCTGGGTGGAGTCGGCAAGGGATACGCTGTAGACCGGCTGAGCGCGATTCTGGCGCAGGAGGGTGTTACGAGCGCATTTATCAACTTCGGACGGAGCAGCCTTACGGCGATAGGATCACCTCCTGAGCAGAAGCATTGGCCTGTCCTGCTCAGAAGTGACGATGGCGCGCCTATCGGTCTCGCGTATCTGAAGGATCAATACCTCGGCGTCTCCGGAAGCTTCGGTCACTCCTTTGAGATCGGAAGGGTCCGGTTGAGCCATCTGATCAATCCGCAGGACGGCTCCCCGCTCCGCCATCCCAGCCTGGGCGTGGCCGCGGCCCGGACTGCGACTGAGGCAGAAGTCCTTGCCAAGGCCATCATCATCCTCGATGAGGCACAAGGTTTTGCCGTCGTCAGCCGGTTCCCAGACACCGAAGGCTTATTGGCTCGCTCGAACGGAAGGCAGGTCAGCACCCCAGGATTCGTTGAAACGATCCGCTTCGAGGCCTCAGTAACGACTTCGAGGGAGGGCATCGGTTGAAAAACTTCACCTACCCCGCCTACAGGCTCTCGGCCGCCAGCCGGGAGGTCAAGATCATCTACACCGGCTTCTTGATCTTTATCGCAGTGGGGATGCTCACCATCGGCCTCTATCAGTTCAAGCGGATCGGCGCCACCTATGATCTGGTCGTAGCCTACTATCGCGGGGGGGAATTGGGGCAGGAGATGACCTATCCCAAGACCTTCACTCAACTCCTCGAGACCACGCACTTCCACGCCATCATCATGGGGATCTCGTTCCTTACTCTGGCCCACCTCTTTATCGCTACCGGGCTCGGTCCCCGAATCAAATGGTCCGTTATCGGCCTGGCGTTTTTCTCCTCCCAAGCTGATATCGCCGGGCCATGGCTCATTCGGTATCTCTCTCCAGCCTTCGCCCTCTTACAGCTTTTCGCCTGGTTCGGGATGTGGTTGGGGTATGGCGCATTGATACTCCTTCCACTGTATGAGATGTGGGGCAAAAGCCGGAAGTAACCGACCAACCACGAATCAATCAGCAACCACCGGCGATGGCCGGAACGATAGACACAAGATCACCCGACTTGAGCGGCGTCGAGATCCCCTGTAGAAACCGGATATCTTCCTCATTCACATAGATATTGATGAAGCGGCGGACGCTGCCGGAGTCATCGTAGATTCGGTCCCTCAAGCCGGCATACGACTGCTCCAGATTTTCAATCAACTCATGAATAGAGTTCCCCTGCCCCTCAACCTCTCCTTGCCCGCTGGTCAGACCCCGTAACGGGGTCGGGATGCGCACCTTCACACTCATCGATCTCGCTCCTTTCGATAATCCCTTACCGCCTTCGTGCTCGCTTCTCAATTCCCACTTTTCGGCGTCACGTCAATGTCATGAGAAGCCATCGCCTCGTCGAATGATCGAAGGGTCGGCTTAATGTGAAACCGAACCTTCAATGATGAGGCGACTGCCTCCTGGGTCTTCAGTCCGTTACCGGTAATGCAGAGCACCAGGCTTTCGTCCGGGGGAATCCGCCCCTGCTCGATCAGTCGCTTGGCTGCCGCTACCGTCACCCCGCCAGCCGTCTCGGCAAAGATCCCTTCAGTGCTCGCCAACAGCTTCATCGCGTCCACAATCTCTTCGTCCGTAGCATGCTCCCCATGACCACCGCTTTCCTTTACGGCCTTGTAGGCATAGTAGCCGTCCGCCGGGTTGCCGATGGCGAGCGACTTGGCAATGGTCTTCGGTTTGACCGGCCTGATGATCTCGCTGTTCGCTTTGATGGCGGTAACAATGGGGCCGCACCCTTCAGCCTGCGCCACATGCATCCGCGTGTGGCAGCCGCCATCCAGGAGGCCGAGTCGATCGAACTCCTTGAGCCCCTTCAGGATCTTCGTAACCAGCGAACCTCCCGCGGCCGGCACAACGATGTGATGGGGGGCGCGCCAGCCAAGTTGTTCCGCAACCTCGTACCCGAAGGTCTTCGAGCCCTCAGCGTAGTACGGCCGGATATTGATATTCACAAATGCCCACCCATATTTGTCGGCGATCTCGCTGCAGAGCCGGTTGACTTCATCGTAGTTGCCATCCACGGCTACCAGCTTCGGATTGTAGATCAGGGTACCCAACACCTTGCCCTGCTCCAGGTCGGCCGGCACAAAGACAAAGCTTGGAAGCCCCCCTTCGGCGGCATGGGCCGCCACTGAGTTCGCCAGGTTGCCGGTGGAGGCGCAGGCCACCACCTTAAAGTTAAACTCTACAGCCTTCGTGACCGCCACCGCCACGACCCGATCCTTAAATGAAAAGGTGGGATGGTTCACGGTATCGTTCTTGATATAGACTTCCCGCATCCCCAACGCGCGCGCCAGGTTGTTGGCCTTCACGAGCGGCGTCATCCCGCAGTGCCTCCCGACAACCGGCTCTCCTTCGATCGGCAGCAGCGCCTGATATCGCCAAATGCTGGGCGGTCCGGCCTCGATCGCTTTTCTGGTCAGGCGGCCTCGAAGCGCGTCGTAATCGTAATCGACCTCAAGAGGCCCGAAACAGTACTCACAGACATGCAGGGGATCAGCAGGGTATGGTCTGCCACACTCCCTGCACTTCAATCCCTTCACCAGCGCCATCTCAGCGTCCCTTCTCCGGAGTCGGCTCCACCCTGATCCCTAAATCGGCCAGGTAGGCAATCCCCTTATTCAACGCGTCCTCCTCGCCGTCCAGTTCCAGCATCACCTCGCCCGTCTGCTCCGTCACCCGCGCCCGACGGACGTTGGGAATAAGCTTGAATTCCCGCGAAAGACGGTAGATCACCGGCTCTTTGATGAGTACCT from Candidatus Methylomirabilota bacterium encodes:
- a CDS encoding MoaD/ThiS family protein — protein: MSVKVRIPTPLRGLTSGQGEVEGQGNSIHELIENLEQSYAGLRDRIYDDSGSVRRFINIYVNEEDIRFLQGISTPLKSGDLVSIVPAIAGGC
- a CDS encoding threonine synthase, giving the protein MALVKGLKCRECGRPYPADPLHVCEYCFGPLEVDYDYDALRGRLTRKAIEAGPPSIWRYQALLPIEGEPVVGRHCGMTPLVKANNLARALGMREVYIKNDTVNHPTFSFKDRVVAVAVTKAVEFNFKVVACASTGNLANSVAAHAAEGGLPSFVFVPADLEQGKVLGTLIYNPKLVAVDGNYDEVNRLCSEIADKYGWAFVNINIRPYYAEGSKTFGYEVAEQLGWRAPHHIVVPAAGGSLVTKILKGLKEFDRLGLLDGGCHTRMHVAQAEGCGPIVTAIKANSEIIRPVKPKTIAKSLAIGNPADGYYAYKAVKESGGHGEHATDEEIVDAMKLLASTEGIFAETAGGVTVAAAKRLIEQGRIPPDESLVLCITGNGLKTQEAVASSLKVRFHIKPTLRSFDEAMASHDIDVTPKSGN
- a CDS encoding NIL domain-containing protein gives rise to the protein MPKRMITLIYPQVLIKEPVIYRLSREFKLIPNVRRARVTEQTGEVMLELDGEEDALNKGIAYLADLGIRVEPTPEKGR